In Streptomyces dangxiongensis, one DNA window encodes the following:
- a CDS encoding DNA-binding protein produces MSGHIETVVLDSEGLSAWVAQDRRILAMFQVFHDMGADLVVSANTIVEVSHARVNLPRLQWALSRVKVEPVTEAAAKAAAQLLKGAGLHGHKYAIDATVAEAALRQPGPVAILTSDVDDMTRLCGSKALMIGL; encoded by the coding sequence GTGAGCGGGCACATCGAGACCGTCGTCCTGGACAGCGAGGGGCTGTCGGCCTGGGTGGCGCAGGACCGGAGAATTCTGGCGATGTTCCAGGTGTTCCACGACATGGGAGCGGACCTTGTCGTCAGCGCCAACACCATTGTGGAGGTGAGTCACGCCAGGGTGAACCTGCCCCGACTGCAATGGGCGCTCTCCCGGGTCAAGGTGGAGCCGGTCACGGAGGCAGCGGCCAAGGCGGCGGCCCAACTGCTCAAGGGCGCCGGTCTGCACGGACACAAGTACGCGATCGACGCCACCGTGGCGGAAGCGGCCTTGCGTCAGCCTGGCCCGGTCGCCATCCTCACGTCGGATGTCGATGACATGACCCGGCTGTGCGGCAGCAAGGCCCTGATGATCGGGCTTTGA
- the purD gene encoding phosphoribosylamine--glycine ligase: MKVLVIGTGAREHALCHSLSLDPDVTALHCAPGNAGIAGVAELHQVDALDGAAVAALATRLGADLVVVGPEAPLVAGVADAVRAAGIPVFGPSGQAARIEGSKAFAKDVMARAGVPTARSYVCTTAEEAAVALDAFGAPYVVKDDGLAAGKGVVVTSDPDAAKAHAAACDRVVIEEFLDGPEVSLFAVTDGRTVVPLQPAQDFKRALDGDEGPNTGGMGAYSPLPWADPKLVDEVLETVLQPTVDEMRRRGTPFSGLLYAGLAITSRGVRVIEFNARFGDPETQVVLARLQTPLAGVLMAAATGTLADLPPLRWSEDAAVTVVVASHNYPGTPRTGDPVTGLDEVAAEDAPHAYVLHAGTRRDGDAVVSAGGRVLSVTATGTDLAEARERAYRAVGRIGLDGSQYRTDIAAKVARAAG, translated from the coding sequence GTGAAGGTCCTCGTCATCGGAACCGGCGCCCGCGAACACGCCCTGTGCCACTCCCTGTCCCTCGATCCCGACGTCACCGCGCTGCACTGCGCCCCCGGCAACGCCGGCATCGCCGGGGTCGCCGAGCTGCACCAGGTCGACGCGCTCGACGGTGCCGCGGTGGCCGCGCTGGCCACCCGCCTCGGTGCCGACCTGGTCGTCGTCGGCCCGGAGGCCCCGCTGGTCGCCGGGGTGGCCGACGCCGTCCGGGCGGCGGGCATCCCCGTGTTCGGCCCCTCCGGGCAGGCCGCGCGGATCGAGGGCTCCAAGGCCTTCGCCAAGGACGTCATGGCGCGGGCCGGCGTGCCGACCGCCCGCTCCTACGTCTGCACCACCGCCGAGGAGGCCGCCGTGGCGCTCGACGCGTTCGGCGCCCCCTACGTCGTCAAGGACGACGGCCTGGCCGCCGGCAAGGGTGTCGTCGTCACCTCCGACCCGGACGCCGCCAAGGCGCACGCCGCCGCGTGCGACCGCGTGGTGATCGAGGAGTTCCTCGACGGCCCCGAGGTCTCCCTGTTCGCCGTCACCGACGGACGGACGGTCGTACCGCTCCAGCCCGCCCAGGACTTCAAGCGCGCCCTGGACGGCGACGAGGGCCCGAACACCGGCGGCATGGGTGCGTACTCGCCACTGCCGTGGGCCGACCCGAAGCTGGTCGACGAGGTGCTGGAGACGGTGCTCCAGCCGACGGTGGACGAGATGCGCCGCCGGGGCACCCCCTTCTCCGGGCTGCTCTACGCCGGTCTCGCGATCACCTCGCGCGGGGTCAGGGTCATCGAGTTCAACGCCCGTTTCGGCGACCCCGAGACGCAGGTCGTGCTGGCCCGGCTGCAGACCCCGCTGGCCGGTGTCCTGATGGCCGCCGCCACCGGCACCCTCGCCGACCTGCCGCCCCTGCGCTGGAGCGAGGACGCGGCCGTCACCGTCGTCGTCGCCTCGCACAACTACCCCGGCACCCCGCGCACCGGTGACCCGGTCACCGGCCTGGACGAGGTGGCCGCCGAGGACGCCCCGCACGCGTACGTGCTGCACGCCGGCACCCGGCGGGACGGCGACGCGGTCGTCAGTGCGGGCGGCCGGGTGCTGTCCGTGACGGCGACCGGCACGGACCTGGCCGAGGCGCGCGAGCGGGCGTACCGGGCGGTGGGCCGGATCGGGCTCGACGGCTCGCAGTACCGCACGGACATCGCGGCGAAGGTGGCGAGGGCGGCGGGCTGA
- a CDS encoding copper resistance CopC/CopD family protein has product MPSATRRPLPALLLLPALLLGLLPGLVLGTAAPASAHAVLRATDPADGTVLRTAPRHVTLTFTESVGLLTDSFRVYDPRNHRLRTGPAGHAPGRSDTARVSLPARAATGTYTVAWRVVSADSHPVSGALTFSVGKRTATPAAPPPDGTENGATTALHTIARYLAYLSLALLLGTAAFVAYCRPPTTAHLRAPALAATVTLVLSTGALYLLRAPYEEAASPATALRLSALTHTATTRPGQLLLVRLALLSLAAAIFAAPPRIRRARLPRRAGLAAAAVLAVALSLTWSASDHASAGIQVPAAIVSSTLHLLAMAAWLGGLAALLWTFRHTPAPAGLPASVPARFSRLAAASVTVLTLTGVYQSWRGLGSWQALTDTTYGRTLLAKLAAVAALLLAAACSRTWTARLTRAAAAPVRQRVPEPATGPPLPLLPPEPPPAVPLHLLRRSVLAEAMAAVLVLALTTLLTSTVPGRAATGSVSSGAQATAGIPTASVITIPFDTGAPGGRGTVQITLDPGRVGTNSVQAVIYGSDGGLSAVPGLRLTLTLPSRHLGPLDTRVTDRGGYWSAPSFTLPLPGTWTMKATVRVSDLDQVTVSAPLRVTR; this is encoded by the coding sequence ATCCCAAGCGCCACAAGGCGCCCCCTCCCGGCGCTCCTGCTGCTCCCGGCCCTCCTGCTCGGCCTCCTGCCGGGCCTGGTGCTGGGCACGGCCGCCCCCGCCTCCGCGCACGCCGTCCTGCGCGCCACGGATCCCGCCGACGGAACCGTCCTGCGTACGGCACCCCGTCACGTGACCCTCACCTTCACCGAGTCGGTCGGCCTGCTGACCGACTCCTTCCGGGTGTACGACCCCCGTAACCACCGGCTGCGCACCGGGCCCGCCGGCCACGCCCCCGGCCGCTCCGACACGGCCCGCGTGTCCCTGCCCGCCCGGGCGGCCACCGGCACGTACACGGTCGCCTGGCGGGTGGTGTCGGCCGACAGCCACCCGGTGTCCGGCGCCCTCACCTTCTCGGTCGGCAAGCGCACGGCGACCCCGGCGGCCCCGCCCCCGGACGGCACGGAGAACGGGGCGACGACCGCCCTCCACACGATCGCCCGCTACCTCGCCTACCTCTCCCTGGCCCTGCTCCTGGGTACGGCCGCGTTCGTGGCGTACTGCCGTCCGCCGACGACGGCCCACCTGCGCGCCCCCGCCCTGGCCGCCACGGTCACGCTGGTCCTCTCCACCGGCGCGCTGTACCTCCTGCGCGCCCCCTACGAGGAGGCGGCCTCCCCGGCCACCGCCCTCAGGCTCTCCGCCCTCACCCACACGGCGACGACCCGCCCGGGTCAGCTCCTCCTGGTCCGGCTGGCGCTGCTGTCGCTTGCGGCCGCGATCTTCGCGGCCCCGCCGAGAATCAGGCGTGCGCGGCTCCCGCGCAGGGCCGGCCTCGCGGCAGCCGCGGTCCTCGCCGTCGCCCTGTCCCTGACCTGGTCGGCGTCCGACCACGCCTCGGCGGGTATCCAGGTCCCCGCGGCGATCGTCTCCTCCACCCTGCACCTGCTGGCCATGGCGGCGTGGCTCGGCGGCCTGGCCGCCCTCCTGTGGACGTTCCGGCACACCCCGGCGCCGGCCGGTCTGCCGGCCTCGGTCCCGGCCCGTTTCTCCCGTCTGGCCGCCGCCTCGGTGACGGTCCTAACGCTGACCGGCGTCTACCAGTCCTGGCGGGGCCTCGGCTCCTGGCAGGCCCTGACGGACACGACGTACGGCCGTACCCTCCTGGCCAAGCTGGCCGCGGTCGCCGCCCTCCTCCTGGCGGCGGCCTGCTCCCGCACCTGGACCGCCCGCCTGACCCGGGCCGCCGCCGCCCCCGTCCGTCAGCGCGTCCCCGAACCGGCCACGGGCCCCCCGCTGCCCCTACTCCCCCCGGAGCCTCCCCCCGCCGTCCCCCTCCACCTGCTGCGGCGGTCGGTGCTGGCGGAGGCGATGGCCGCCGTGCTGGTGCTGGCCCTGACGACACTGCTGACCAGCACCGTGCCAGGCCGCGCGGCGACCGGTTCCGTGTCGTCCGGCGCCCAGGCGACGGCCGGCATCCCCACGGCGTCCGTCATCACGATCCCCTTCGACACCGGGGCCCCCGGCGGCCGGGGCACGGTCCAGATCACCCTGGACCCCGGCCGCGTCGGCACCAACTCCGTCCAGGCGGTGATCTACGGCTCCGACGGCGGCCTCTCCGCCGTCCCCGGACTCCGCCTCACCCTCACGCTCCCGTCCCGGCACCTGGGACCCCTGGACACGCGGGTCACCGACCGCGGCGGCTACTGGTCCGCCCCCTCCTTCACCCTGCCCCTGCCCGGTACCTGGACGATGAAGGCGACGGTCCGCGTCTCGGACCTCGATCAGGTGACGGTGTCGGCACCGCTACGGGTGACGCGCTGA
- a CDS encoding penicillin acylase family protein — MTTETYRDAWGIPHLRASGVRELAHAQGRVTAHDRAWQLEVERHRAQGTSAAFLGAPAVSWDVLARRARLDDTARRCFTALERRDPGTADWVRAYVDGVNAGLPAGARRAPEFARTGLAPGRWQPWTPLGIWLATHILFAGFPAKLWREHAIRHLGPDAVRLFAADGPGTAGSNGWLVTGERTASGHALIAGDPHRFIEDPGVYQQLRLSCPEFDVVGLAVPGVPGIAHFGHTGTVAWAITNAMADYQDLYRERLRRTGAGVEALSPDGTWHRAARHTETVEVAGGPPLVLEIVETARGPVIAGGPDGFDGTPDGAHGPEAADGTAVPPGPPTADESRTAGPGGSGSPAGGLVEALALRYPPRVTEDLGFGALLPLLRSRTVSDVDRALDAWAEPVNVVHAADTEGGTLHRVAGRVPARAEANRLHPVPAWIPGHAWQGTHETPYAAPADGIAVMANERGLAAPLGVEFAPPHRAARIRALLDARRTWTADDMAAIHTDTHLASAGPLLDHLAALTGLTPAAAGLRDRLLAWDRRMEADSTDAAVYAAVRGAVVRHLAAHPALAPLTAPPAYPDVLLPWLALMPRVGYALEHLLRAESLYGIDRAAAVRAALEEVAAAPPTGPWSATHRLAPWRALPTDPPTGPDTPVPGTPVPDTPRSTAPGPTAPGPTAPGLAGDHDCVLSTSAVPGLTDRSARGPAARYVWDLADRDNSRWVVPFGADGVPGAAHNRDQLPLWLGGDLAPVVTDWTLLTPEETDD, encoded by the coding sequence GTGACCACCGAGACCTACCGCGACGCCTGGGGCATCCCCCACCTGCGCGCGTCCGGCGTCCGCGAACTCGCCCACGCCCAGGGCAGGGTCACCGCCCACGACCGGGCCTGGCAACTGGAGGTCGAACGGCACCGCGCGCAGGGCACCTCGGCCGCCTTCCTCGGCGCCCCGGCCGTCTCCTGGGACGTCCTCGCCCGCCGCGCCCGGCTGGACGACACCGCCCGCCGCTGCTTCACCGCCCTGGAGCGCCGGGACCCCGGGACGGCCGACTGGGTCCGGGCGTACGTCGACGGCGTCAACGCGGGCCTGCCCGCGGGCGCCCGCCGCGCCCCCGAGTTCGCCCGCACCGGCCTGGCGCCCGGCCGCTGGCAGCCCTGGACGCCCCTCGGCATCTGGCTCGCCACCCACATCCTCTTCGCCGGCTTCCCCGCCAAGCTCTGGCGCGAGCACGCGATACGGCACCTCGGCCCGGACGCCGTCCGCCTGTTCGCCGCCGACGGCCCCGGCACCGCCGGCAGCAACGGCTGGCTCGTCACCGGCGAGCGCACCGCCAGCGGCCACGCCCTCATCGCCGGTGACCCGCACCGCTTCATCGAGGACCCCGGCGTCTACCAGCAGCTCCGCCTCTCCTGCCCCGAGTTCGACGTCGTCGGCCTCGCCGTCCCCGGCGTCCCCGGCATCGCCCACTTCGGCCACACCGGCACCGTCGCCTGGGCCATCACCAACGCCATGGCCGACTACCAGGACCTCTACCGCGAACGCCTGCGCCGTACGGGCGCCGGCGTCGAGGCCCTCTCCCCGGACGGCACCTGGCACCGCGCCGCCCGGCACACCGAGACCGTCGAGGTCGCCGGCGGACCCCCGCTCGTACTGGAGATCGTCGAAACCGCCCGGGGCCCGGTCATCGCCGGCGGCCCGGACGGCTTCGACGGCACGCCGGACGGGGCGCACGGGCCCGAGGCCGCCGACGGTACGGCCGTACCCCCGGGGCCGCCCACCGCCGACGAGAGCCGTACGGCCGGGCCGGGCGGGAGCGGCAGTCCCGCCGGGGGGCTGGTCGAAGCGCTCGCCCTCCGCTACCCGCCCCGGGTCACCGAAGACCTCGGATTCGGCGCCCTCCTCCCGCTCCTCCGCTCCCGCACCGTCTCCGACGTCGACCGGGCCCTGGACGCCTGGGCCGAACCGGTCAACGTCGTCCACGCCGCCGACACCGAGGGGGGCACCCTCCACCGCGTCGCCGGCCGCGTCCCCGCACGGGCCGAGGCCAACCGGCTCCACCCGGTCCCCGCCTGGATTCCCGGCCACGCATGGCAGGGCACGCACGAGACGCCGTACGCCGCCCCGGCCGACGGCATCGCGGTGATGGCGAACGAACGCGGCCTCGCCGCCCCCCTCGGCGTCGAGTTCGCCCCACCCCACCGCGCCGCCCGCATCCGCGCCCTCCTCGACGCGCGCCGCACCTGGACCGCCGACGACATGGCCGCGATCCACACGGACACCCACCTCGCCTCCGCCGGCCCGCTCCTGGACCACCTCGCCGCCCTCACCGGCCTCACCCCCGCCGCCGCCGGCCTCCGCGACCGCCTCCTCGCCTGGGACCGCCGCATGGAGGCGGACAGCACCGACGCGGCGGTGTACGCGGCGGTGCGCGGCGCCGTCGTACGCCACCTCGCCGCGCACCCCGCCCTCGCCCCGCTCACCGCGCCCCCGGCCTACCCGGACGTCCTGCTTCCGTGGCTGGCCCTGATGCCCCGCGTCGGCTACGCCCTCGAACACCTGCTGCGCGCCGAGAGCCTGTACGGCATCGACCGCGCCGCGGCGGTCCGTGCGGCCCTGGAGGAGGTCGCCGCCGCACCGCCCACCGGCCCCTGGTCGGCCACCCACCGGCTGGCCCCCTGGAGGGCACTGCCGACGGACCCGCCCACCGGCCCGGACACTCCCGTCCCCGGCACTCCCGTCCCCGACACCCCCCGCTCCACCGCTCCCGGCCCCACCGCTCCCGGCCCCACCGCTCCCGGCCTCGCCGGTGACCACGACTGCGTGCTCAGCACCTCGGCCGTCCCCGGTCTCACCGACCGCTCCGCCCGCGGCCCGGCCGCCCGTTACGTCTGGGACCTCGCCGACCGCGACAACAGCCGCTGGGTGGTCCCCTTCGGAGCCGACGGTGTCCCCGGCGCCGCCCACAACCGCGACCAGCTCCCCCTGTGGCTCGGGGGAGACCTCGCCCCGGTCGTCACCGACTGGACCCTGCTCACCCCCGAGGAGACCGATGACTGA
- a CDS encoding SWIM zinc finger family protein — protein sequence MSPVVPGPRRAPGRGKRAFAATWWGQAWVAALEDSTLDAGRLSRGRTYARKGMVGPVIVAAGKVSAAVQGSRPRPYRSSVHLPVLTDAQWDTLLGAIAARAGHLAALLDDEMPAELVDDARHAGVPLLPLPTELDPECSCPDWGHPCKHAAALCYAIAATVDTDPFVLFALRGRGREEVFTRLRALRTAAQETAAPPAPAGIPAAAAYAHWAEGRPELPGLPEPAAHTTALPVAPPPGSGLDAADLERLMADATARAARLLAGDTADLHLTQHQDAVRIAASNPGPEWFHHLSRNTGTKPTAFARLTRAWRHGGPTGITVAEQPHTPDPTVMKAARTALEAALAEMTDSPTHLRAWRNRLTLTHHGIQLRLGPDARWYPYLQDDDSEWWPAAQAADSDPVTALTAVWSQNGE from the coding sequence ATGAGCCCCGTCGTCCCCGGCCCGCGCCGTGCACCCGGCCGCGGTAAGCGCGCCTTCGCCGCGACCTGGTGGGGCCAGGCATGGGTGGCCGCCCTGGAGGACTCCACCCTGGACGCCGGACGGCTCTCGCGCGGACGCACGTACGCCCGCAAGGGCATGGTCGGACCGGTCATCGTCGCTGCGGGCAAGGTCAGCGCCGCGGTCCAGGGCAGCCGCCCGCGCCCGTACCGCTCCTCGGTCCATCTGCCCGTCCTCACCGACGCCCAGTGGGACACCCTGCTCGGCGCGATCGCGGCCCGCGCCGGACATCTCGCGGCGCTTCTCGACGACGAGATGCCCGCCGAACTCGTGGACGACGCTCGGCACGCGGGCGTCCCCCTGCTCCCCCTGCCCACCGAGCTCGATCCGGAGTGTTCCTGCCCCGACTGGGGACACCCCTGCAAGCACGCCGCCGCGCTCTGCTACGCCATCGCCGCCACCGTCGACACCGACCCGTTCGTGCTCTTCGCACTGCGCGGCCGCGGGCGCGAGGAGGTCTTCACCCGGCTGCGCGCACTCCGTACGGCGGCGCAGGAGACCGCCGCCCCACCGGCACCGGCCGGCATCCCGGCCGCCGCCGCGTACGCGCACTGGGCCGAAGGGCGCCCCGAACTGCCCGGACTCCCGGAACCCGCCGCCCACACCACAGCACTGCCCGTCGCCCCGCCACCCGGCAGCGGCCTGGACGCCGCGGACCTGGAACGCCTCATGGCCGACGCCACCGCGCGCGCCGCCCGGCTCCTCGCGGGCGACACCGCCGACCTGCACCTGACCCAGCACCAGGACGCCGTCCGCATCGCCGCGAGCAACCCCGGGCCCGAGTGGTTCCACCACCTGAGCCGGAACACCGGCACCAAACCCACCGCCTTCGCACGCCTCACCCGCGCCTGGCGCCACGGCGGCCCCACGGGCATCACCGTCGCCGAACAGCCCCACACTCCCGACCCGACGGTGATGAAGGCCGCCCGCACCGCCCTGGAAGCGGCCCTCGCCGAGATGACCGACTCCCCCACCCACCTCAGAGCCTGGCGCAACCGCCTCACCCTCACCCACCACGGCATCCAGCTACGTCTGGGCCCCGACGCCCGCTGGTACCCCTACCTCCAGGACGACGACAGCGAATGGTGGCCCGCGGCACAGGCAGCCGACAGCGACCCGGTCACCGCGCTCACCGCGGTCTGGTCGCAGAACGGGGAGTAA
- a CDS encoding GNAT family N-acetyltransferase: MTDLHIQHIDGYGTVRIRPLDPEGDAGPVHAWVSEERAAFWGMNGLSEAQVAEIYAHMATLDTHHAYLVTKDDRPAALLQTYEPAADRVGECYDVRPGDLGVHLLLAPAGPDGPHTNWTSALLTAMTTFALRVLDRHRIVVDPDVRNAKALARFERQGFRRGPAVVLPEIDLPEVHLPQKHAQLAFLDRAAAFPG, encoded by the coding sequence ATGACTGATCTGCACATCCAGCACATCGACGGTTACGGCACCGTCCGCATCCGTCCCCTCGACCCGGAGGGCGACGCGGGGCCGGTCCACGCCTGGGTGAGCGAGGAACGGGCCGCGTTCTGGGGCATGAACGGCCTGTCCGAGGCGCAGGTCGCCGAGATCTACGCCCACATGGCCACCCTGGACACCCACCACGCCTACCTCGTCACCAAGGACGACCGGCCGGCCGCGCTCCTCCAGACGTACGAGCCGGCCGCCGACCGCGTGGGCGAGTGCTACGACGTCCGCCCCGGCGACCTCGGCGTACACCTCCTCCTCGCCCCCGCCGGCCCCGACGGCCCGCACACCAACTGGACCTCGGCCCTGCTGACGGCGATGACGACGTTCGCGCTCCGGGTCCTGGACCGGCACCGGATCGTCGTCGACCCGGACGTCCGCAACGCCAAGGCGCTCGCCCGCTTCGAACGCCAGGGTTTCCGCCGGGGCCCCGCGGTCGTCCTCCCCGAGATCGACCTTCCCGAGGTGCACCTGCCTCAGAAGCACGCCCAACTCGCGTTCCTCGACCGGGCGGCGGCCTTCCCCGGGTGA
- a CDS encoding calcium-binding protein, with protein sequence MSPWAPAALEALIEEATVDAYGEDEQLTGFFTMIEESLAVPFTTTVLGVEVSVVGVDLAEDGRVVARCARGSVRQDIGILDLPLPEPAPEGWQWIEAYRYWAR encoded by the coding sequence ATGAGTCCCTGGGCCCCAGCCGCACTGGAGGCGTTGATCGAAGAGGCCACCGTCGACGCCTACGGCGAGGACGAGCAGCTCACCGGCTTCTTCACGATGATCGAGGAGAGCCTTGCCGTGCCCTTCACCACGACTGTTCTCGGCGTCGAGGTGAGCGTGGTCGGTGTCGATCTGGCTGAGGACGGACGCGTGGTCGCACGCTGCGCCCGGGGGTCGGTCCGGCAGGACATCGGAATTCTGGACCTGCCGCTGCCGGAACCCGCCCCCGAGGGCTGGCAATGGATCGAGGCATACCGCTACTGGGCCCGCTGA
- a CDS encoding DNA polymerase III subunit gamma and tau, producing MSSLALYRRYRPETFAEVIGQEHVTDPLQQALRNNRVNHAYLFSGPRGRGKTTSARILARCLNCEQGPTPTPCGTCQSCQDLARNGPGSIDVIEIDAASHGGVDDARELREKAFFGPAGSRYKIYIIDEAHMVTSAGFNALLKVVEEPPEHLKFIFATTEPEKVIGTIRSRTHHYPFRLVPPGTLREYLGEVCRAEDIPVAEGVLPLVVRAGAGSVRDSMSVMDQLLAGAGTEGVTYAMATSLLGYTDASLLDSVVEAFATGDGAAAFEVVDHIIEGGNDPRRFVADLLERLRDLVILAAVPDALEKGLIDAPADVLERMQAQAGTFGAAELSRAADLVNEGLTEMRGATSPRLQLELICARVLLPAAYGDQRSLMARLDRIERGVQFSGGAGAPAMGYAPGPEAHGAALVGAGAGADAGAGAVPVAPGGGPAAARAAVRGGGPGGPGTAGAAGGPGAPAGPADADGAAATAAPTTPAPAPAHTPAPAPTAAPAAVSAPAPAPAAQAPASPSAAPAAAPAPAPGAWPTAATAGGGRRPGGWPTAAAPAESRPGQGPGPAAPAQPQPQPSQAATAPTAPTPVPAGGPDPRSLWPNILEAVKNRRRFTWILLSQNAQVTGFDGTTLQLGFVNAGARDNFAGSGSEDVLRQALTEQFNVHWKIEAVVDPSGGGSAPMAPGGPSGYGGGGYGGAPTAGHGGTPGGGYGAPAAAPRPTAPQSAAQAPAAPYDAPGGSAAPAPAPRPVAAPEPRSVAPEDDTAEDDDPDLDESALSGHELIVRELGATVVEEIANE from the coding sequence GTGTCGTCTCTCGCGCTGTACCGCCGCTACCGACCGGAGACCTTTGCCGAGGTCATCGGGCAGGAGCATGTCACCGACCCGTTGCAGCAGGCGCTGCGGAACAACCGGGTCAATCACGCGTACCTGTTCAGCGGACCGCGCGGCCGCGGCAAGACGACCAGCGCGCGGATCCTCGCCCGCTGCCTGAACTGTGAGCAGGGTCCCACCCCCACCCCGTGCGGCACCTGCCAGTCCTGCCAGGACCTGGCCCGCAACGGACCGGGTTCGATCGACGTCATCGAGATCGACGCCGCCTCCCACGGAGGCGTGGACGACGCGCGTGAGCTGCGCGAGAAGGCCTTCTTCGGCCCCGCCGGCAGCCGGTACAAGATCTACATCATCGACGAGGCCCACATGGTCACGTCGGCCGGCTTCAACGCGCTGCTGAAGGTCGTCGAGGAGCCGCCCGAGCATCTGAAGTTCATCTTCGCGACCACCGAGCCCGAAAAGGTCATCGGCACGATCCGGTCGCGCACGCACCACTACCCGTTCCGGCTCGTCCCGCCGGGCACCCTGCGGGAGTACCTCGGCGAGGTGTGCCGCGCGGAGGACATCCCGGTCGCCGAAGGCGTGCTGCCGCTCGTCGTGCGCGCCGGCGCCGGGTCCGTGCGTGACTCCATGTCCGTCATGGACCAGTTGCTCGCCGGCGCCGGGACCGAGGGTGTGACGTACGCCATGGCCACGTCCCTCCTCGGGTACACCGACGCCTCTCTCCTCGACTCCGTGGTCGAGGCCTTCGCCACCGGTGACGGGGCCGCCGCCTTCGAGGTCGTCGACCACATCATCGAGGGGGGCAACGATCCGCGGCGGTTCGTCGCCGACCTGCTGGAGCGGCTGCGGGACCTGGTCATCCTCGCCGCGGTGCCGGACGCCCTGGAGAAGGGGCTCATCGACGCCCCCGCCGACGTCCTGGAGCGCATGCAGGCCCAGGCCGGCACCTTCGGGGCCGCCGAGCTGAGCCGCGCCGCCGACCTCGTCAACGAGGGCCTCACGGAGATGCGCGGCGCCACCTCGCCCCGCCTCCAGTTGGAACTGATCTGCGCGCGCGTGCTCCTTCCCGCCGCCTATGGCGACCAGCGGTCGCTGATGGCCCGCCTCGACCGCATCGAGCGCGGCGTCCAGTTCTCCGGCGGCGCCGGCGCGCCCGCCATGGGTTACGCCCCGGGCCCGGAAGCCCACGGTGCGGCCCTCGTCGGCGCGGGTGCCGGTGCCGACGCGGGCGCCGGTGCGGTGCCCGTGGCGCCCGGCGGCGGCCCCGCGGCGGCCCGCGCGGCCGTACGCGGCGGCGGTCCCGGCGGTCCGGGTACGGCCGGTGCGGCGGGTGGCCCGGGCGCTCCGGCGGGTCCGGCTGACGCGGACGGGGCTGCGGCCACTGCCGCGCCTACGACCCCTGCCCCGGCCCCTGCCCATACCCCTGCCCCCGCGCCCACTGCTGCTCCGGCCGCCGTGTCCGCCCCCGCTCCCGCCCCCGCCGCCCAGGCCCCGGCGTCACCGTCGGCCGCCCCGGCCGCCGCTCCCGCCCCCGCCCCCGGCGCCTGGCCCACCGCTGCCACCGCCGGCGGCGGCAGGCGTCCCGGTGGCTGGCCGACGGCCGCCGCTCCGGCGGAGAGCCGGCCGGGACAGGGACCCGGCCCGGCGGCCCCCGCCCAGCCGCAGCCCCAGCCGAGCCAGGCCGCCACCGCGCCGACGGCCCCGACGCCCGTTCCCGCCGGCGGCCCCGACCCGCGCTCGCTCTGGCCGAACATCCTGGAGGCGGTGAAGAACCGCCGCCGCTTCACCTGGATCCTGCTCAGCCAGAACGCCCAGGTGACCGGTTTCGACGGCACCACGCTCCAGCTCGGCTTCGTCAACGCCGGTGCCCGTGACAACTTCGCCGGCAGCGGCAGCGAGGACGTACTGCGGCAGGCGCTGACCGAGCAGTTCAACGTGCACTGGAAGATCGAGGCGGTCGTGGACCCGTCCGGTGGCGGCTCGGCCCCCATGGCCCCGGGCGGCCCGTCCGGTTACGGCGGCGGTGGCTACGGCGGCGCTCCCACGGCCGGCCACGGCGGCACACCCGGCGGTGGCTACGGCGCCCCGGCCGCCGCCCCCCGCCCCACGGCGCCCCAGTCGGCTGCGCAGGCCCCCGCCGCCCCGTACGACGCACCGGGCGGGTCCGCCGCGCCCGCCCCGGCTCCCCGGCCGGTGGCCGCGCCCGAGCCGCGGTCCGTCGCGCCCGAGGACGACACTGCCGAGGACGACGACCCGGATCTGGACGAGTCGGCACTCTCCGGCCACGAACTGATCGTGCGGGAACTGGGTGCGACGGTGGTGGAGGAGATCGCCAACGAGTGA